One Actinoplanes missouriensis 431 DNA segment encodes these proteins:
- a CDS encoding helix-turn-helix domain-containing protein produces MGSVAIAATDGMLHFELAMACEVFGAKPDAIPGPWYDVTVCGDHPVRAGRFHVRPDRGLGHLADADTVIVPAVTDVDAEIPADLLKAVTAASRAGARMVSLCTGAFVLAAAGILDGLRATTHWAHTDQLATRYPEVTVDPDVLYVDNGNVLTSAGKAAAMDLCLHLVRRDHGPAIANIVARRLVVPPHRAGGQAQYVTTPVPDQDDHPLSGLLPWVMQRLDQPLTVEDLARRANMSARHLTRHFRATTGTTPLQWLLTQRVRRAQELLENTDHGIDLIAAAAGMGTATTLRRHFQRSVGVPPDTYRRTFRT; encoded by the coding sequence ATGGGATCCGTGGCCATCGCCGCCACCGACGGCATGCTGCACTTCGAGCTGGCGATGGCCTGTGAGGTGTTCGGGGCGAAACCCGACGCCATCCCCGGCCCCTGGTACGACGTGACCGTCTGCGGCGACCACCCCGTCCGTGCCGGCCGCTTCCACGTCCGGCCCGACCGCGGACTCGGCCACCTGGCCGACGCCGACACGGTGATCGTCCCGGCGGTGACCGATGTCGACGCCGAGATACCCGCCGACCTGTTGAAAGCGGTCACCGCGGCCTCTCGGGCGGGCGCCCGAATGGTCTCCCTCTGCACCGGCGCGTTCGTCCTCGCCGCTGCCGGGATCTTGGACGGCCTGCGGGCCACCACCCACTGGGCGCACACCGATCAGCTCGCCACCCGTTACCCGGAGGTCACCGTCGACCCGGACGTCCTCTACGTCGACAACGGCAACGTCCTGACCTCGGCCGGCAAGGCCGCCGCCATGGACCTCTGCCTGCATCTGGTCCGTCGTGACCACGGCCCGGCGATCGCCAACATCGTCGCCCGCCGCCTCGTCGTCCCGCCGCACCGGGCCGGGGGACAGGCACAATACGTCACCACGCCGGTCCCCGACCAGGACGACCATCCGCTGTCCGGCCTGCTCCCGTGGGTGATGCAGCGCCTCGATCAACCGTTGACCGTCGAGGATCTGGCCAGGCGGGCGAACATGAGCGCACGCCATCTGACCCGCCACTTCCGCGCCACCACCGGCACCACCCCGTTGCAGTGGCTGCTCACGCAGCGTGTCCGCCGCGCTCAGGAGCTCCTCGAGAACACCGACCACGGCATCGATCTCATCGCCGCGGCGGCCGGGATGGGCACCGCCACCACGCTGCGCCGTCACTTCCAGCGCAGCGTGGGGGTCCCGCCGGACACGTACCGGCGCACGTTCCGTACGTGA
- a CDS encoding saccharopine dehydrogenase NADP-binding domain-containing protein encodes MVKVAVFGAFGHTGRFVVAELAARGFEPIEIGRQQASVDDPGSLDRALRGAAAVINCAGPFAATAGPVIAAALRAGIGYVDVAAEIEANVDTFTLFSAPAREAHVVVVPAMAFFGGLGDLLVTAVLEGSSADEILMGYGLSSWHPTAGTVASGAVSRERRGGRRVRFAGGRLEYHDDELPVVEWEFPSGPRPVIADFSMADVVTVPSHVQVPVVRCHMNVEAVADLTAGDSSAVTAQTFVVDVRVRRDGVERRITATGSDIYAVSAPLAVEAVARIVDGRTRGAGVLSAGAAFDATDFLRAMSAHLTVTVH; translated from the coding sequence ATGGTGAAGGTTGCGGTGTTCGGGGCGTTCGGTCACACCGGCCGGTTCGTGGTGGCGGAACTGGCGGCGCGCGGGTTCGAGCCGATCGAGATCGGTCGGCAGCAGGCGTCGGTCGATGATCCGGGGTCGCTCGACCGGGCCCTGCGCGGGGCGGCTGCGGTGATCAACTGTGCCGGGCCGTTCGCGGCCACGGCGGGTCCGGTGATCGCGGCGGCGCTGCGGGCCGGGATCGGCTACGTGGACGTGGCGGCCGAGATCGAGGCGAACGTGGACACGTTCACGCTGTTCTCCGCGCCGGCCCGGGAGGCGCACGTCGTGGTGGTGCCGGCCATGGCGTTCTTCGGCGGGCTCGGGGATCTGCTGGTCACCGCGGTTCTGGAGGGCTCTTCGGCGGACGAGATCCTGATGGGGTACGGCCTGAGCAGCTGGCATCCGACAGCGGGAACCGTGGCGTCGGGTGCGGTGTCGCGGGAGCGCCGCGGCGGCCGGCGGGTGCGGTTCGCGGGTGGGCGGCTGGAGTATCACGACGACGAGTTGCCGGTCGTGGAGTGGGAGTTCCCGTCCGGGCCGCGCCCGGTGATCGCGGACTTCTCGATGGCGGACGTGGTGACCGTTCCCAGTCACGTGCAGGTGCCGGTGGTGCGCTGCCACATGAACGTCGAGGCGGTGGCCGACCTGACGGCGGGTGACTCGTCGGCGGTGACGGCGCAGACGTTCGTGGTGGATGTCCGGGTGCGCCGTGACGGGGTGGAACGCCGGATCACGGCCACCGGCTCGGACATCTATGCGGTGAGCGCGCCGCTGGCGGTGGAGGCGGTGGCCCGGATCGTGGACGGGCGGACGCGGGGCGCCGGTGTGCTCTCGGCGGGCGCCGCGTTCGACGCGACGGACTTCCTGCGGGCGATGTCGGCGCACCTCACGGTTACGGTCCACTGA
- a CDS encoding TIGR03619 family F420-dependent LLM class oxidoreductase yields the protein MVKLGVSLPQFQHFVPGKDVVAAARAMEEIGFDSLWVFERVLVPEDQSGPHGLYGVPGLPWPERYRGVADALVTLSTAAAVTSRIELGTGVLVVPLHLPMRLARELATLDAASGGRLIAGLGSGWSPDEFAAVGAVPLSERGRALDDFLDIAAEVWGPNPVSFKTRRFEVSTADIGPKPARRIPILLGAGTQRALRRVARRADGWVASGVTPAQVKESLTGLRVMAEEFGRDPAEISCTVQIGTLDLTESTASPRPPYAGNVAQLAEDVAALAEAGADHVYITLPAAVEGVGELIDKASELHELVRARL from the coding sequence ATGGTCAAACTCGGTGTCAGTCTGCCCCAATTCCAGCACTTCGTCCCCGGCAAGGATGTCGTCGCCGCGGCTCGGGCGATGGAGGAGATCGGTTTCGACAGTCTCTGGGTGTTCGAGCGGGTGCTCGTTCCGGAGGACCAGAGTGGGCCGCACGGGCTCTACGGCGTGCCGGGTCTGCCCTGGCCGGAGCGGTATCGCGGGGTCGCGGACGCGCTCGTGACGCTCTCCACGGCGGCAGCGGTGACGTCGCGGATCGAGCTCGGGACGGGTGTTCTGGTGGTGCCGCTGCATCTGCCGATGCGGCTGGCCCGGGAACTCGCGACCTTGGACGCGGCCAGCGGAGGGCGGCTCATCGCGGGGCTGGGTTCCGGATGGTCGCCGGACGAGTTCGCGGCGGTCGGCGCCGTCCCGCTCTCCGAGCGCGGGCGGGCGCTGGATGACTTCCTGGACATCGCCGCGGAGGTGTGGGGACCGAATCCGGTCAGTTTCAAGACGCGCCGGTTCGAGGTGTCGACGGCCGACATCGGACCGAAGCCGGCCCGGCGGATCCCGATTCTGCTGGGCGCCGGCACCCAGCGGGCGCTGCGGCGGGTGGCCCGGCGCGCGGACGGCTGGGTGGCCAGCGGGGTGACGCCGGCGCAGGTCAAGGAGTCCCTGACCGGGCTGCGGGTGATGGCGGAGGAGTTCGGGCGCGATCCGGCGGAGATCAGTTGCACGGTGCAGATCGGCACCCTCGACCTGACCGAGTCGACGGCGTCGCCGCGGCCCCCTTATGCCGGGAATGTCGCGCAGCTGGCGGAGGATGTGGCGGCGCTGGCGGAGGCGGGCGCGGACCACGTCTACATCACGCTGCCGGCCGCGGTGGAGGGTGTCGGCGAGTTGATCGACAAGGCTTCCGAGTTGCATGAGCTGGTGCGTGCCCGTTTGTGA
- a CDS encoding helicase-associated domain-containing protein, with product MPTPEHLAAHLRTLSPEELSALLTARLDVLQEPAPRSLGELAGRLLRQESIIRTLSLSALSHVQVAEAVAALGDGWTVARLADLLGVPADDPFLRETLSVLAGRGLVWPGAGSHLRVMWPHPLGLGPTAAQLLQQLDVVALREIGAALGVTPGRTKRAAVAELAAWLGDAEKVRALVAQAPASVGTSLSRIAQQSLDPFGFGGIMLGAQMDAPPWAVDRGLVVRSPWGSGVQMPAEVALALRGGAVPFTPEPPSPPLGEVDAELVERESAAAAADMLSLVTAVTELIGHTSVTVLKNGGIGIRELRRMAKAAGRDEDRIRFAVEVMTAGGMVGGSERVLALGDGFEEYATMEPPGQLLDLADSWLGLPACPLAPGSAGDPALSWDYDDEAVLSGLRAGVIGLLASVTVPGQSLDPSELPGLLTWHMPFLTEAARDDLDRFVAGIWREAHLLGLLAHGAITLLGRQLLAGDAEALRAHLAVLIPPARTTVVLQNDLTAVVTGTPSAALLALLDQTASTESRSGAWTWRFTPASVLRALDAGATPASLVTDLTAVAEDGRLPQPLEYLIKDVGRQHGRVQVRAVGCVLCSTDESLLDEIVASRALKGLRLVRLAPTVAASGKPPAETLVALREGGYAPAEVRADGSPVVSVVRQRKPAPAPVPVPASGAPMLADPVALADRLLKLD from the coding sequence GTGCCGACGCCTGAACACCTCGCCGCCCACCTCCGGACTCTTTCTCCGGAAGAGCTGTCCGCGCTGCTCACAGCCCGGCTCGACGTGCTGCAGGAGCCGGCTCCGCGGTCGCTGGGCGAGCTCGCCGGGCGACTGCTGCGGCAGGAGTCGATCATCCGGACGCTCAGCCTGTCCGCCCTGTCCCACGTGCAGGTCGCGGAGGCGGTGGCAGCGCTCGGTGACGGCTGGACCGTCGCGCGGCTGGCCGACCTGCTCGGCGTGCCGGCCGATGACCCCTTCCTGCGCGAGACGCTGAGTGTGCTGGCCGGGCGCGGGCTGGTGTGGCCGGGCGCGGGGTCTCATCTGCGGGTGATGTGGCCGCATCCGCTGGGGCTGGGCCCCACCGCGGCGCAATTGTTGCAGCAGCTCGACGTGGTGGCGCTGCGGGAGATCGGCGCCGCCCTCGGCGTGACGCCGGGCCGCACGAAACGCGCCGCGGTCGCCGAGCTGGCGGCATGGCTGGGTGATGCGGAAAAGGTGCGGGCGCTCGTCGCGCAGGCGCCCGCGTCGGTGGGCACATCCCTGTCCCGGATCGCCCAGCAGTCACTGGATCCGTTCGGATTCGGTGGCATCATGCTGGGCGCGCAGATGGACGCGCCGCCGTGGGCGGTCGACCGCGGGCTGGTCGTGCGGTCCCCGTGGGGTTCCGGTGTGCAGATGCCCGCGGAGGTGGCGCTCGCGTTGCGCGGCGGGGCGGTGCCGTTCACCCCGGAGCCACCGAGTCCGCCGCTCGGCGAGGTCGACGCCGAACTGGTCGAGCGGGAGTCGGCCGCCGCGGCGGCGGACATGCTGTCGCTCGTCACGGCGGTGACCGAGCTGATCGGGCACACCTCGGTCACGGTGCTGAAGAACGGCGGGATCGGCATCCGCGAGCTGCGCCGCATGGCGAAGGCGGCCGGCCGCGACGAGGATCGGATCCGGTTCGCCGTCGAGGTGATGACCGCCGGCGGCATGGTGGGCGGCTCGGAGCGCGTGCTGGCTCTCGGTGACGGCTTCGAGGAGTACGCCACGATGGAGCCCCCCGGCCAGCTGCTCGATCTCGCCGACTCCTGGCTGGGACTACCGGCGTGCCCGTTGGCGCCGGGCTCGGCCGGTGACCCGGCGCTCTCCTGGGATTACGACGACGAGGCGGTGCTCTCCGGGTTGCGGGCCGGCGTGATCGGCCTGCTGGCCAGCGTGACCGTTCCCGGGCAGAGCCTGGACCCGTCCGAGCTCCCGGGACTCCTCACGTGGCACATGCCCTTCCTCACCGAGGCCGCACGGGACGATCTGGACCGGTTCGTCGCCGGGATCTGGCGGGAGGCGCACCTGCTCGGGCTGCTGGCCCACGGCGCGATCACGCTGCTGGGGCGGCAACTGCTCGCCGGCGACGCCGAGGCGCTGCGTGCCCATCTCGCCGTGCTGATTCCCCCGGCGCGGACCACGGTGGTGCTGCAGAACGATCTGACGGCGGTCGTCACCGGCACCCCGTCCGCGGCGCTGCTCGCCCTGCTCGACCAGACGGCCTCGACGGAGTCCCGCAGCGGGGCGTGGACGTGGCGGTTCACGCCGGCGAGCGTGCTGCGGGCCCTCGACGCCGGGGCGACGCCCGCGTCACTGGTCACCGACCTGACCGCGGTCGCCGAGGACGGGCGGCTGCCGCAGCCCCTCGAATATCTGATCAAGGATGTCGGGCGGCAGCACGGGCGGGTCCAGGTGCGGGCCGTGGGGTGCGTGCTGTGCAGCACCGACGAGTCGCTGCTCGACGAGATCGTGGCGTCGCGGGCGCTGAAGGGGTTGCGGCTGGTCCGGCTCGCGCCGACGGTGGCCGCCAGCGGAAAGCCGCCCGCGGAGACGTTGGTCGCGCTGCGGGAGGGTGGTTACGCGCCCGCTGAGGTCCGGGCCGACGGCAGTCCCGTGGTGTCCGTGGTCCGGCAGCGCAAGCCCGCGCCCGCGCCCGTGCCCGTGCCCGCGTCCGGCGCGCCGATGCTGGCGGATCCGGTGGCGCTCGCGGACCGGTTGCTCAAACTGGATTGA
- a CDS encoding TetR/AcrR family transcriptional regulator has protein sequence MESVAQPVSSGAARPGGRTARTRERVLAAIMAILVEQGFDGVTVEAVAGRSGVHRTTVYRRWRDTGGLLADAFDAARELPWEPPDTGTLLGDLIEVNRQVVAALTERPPIAAALIAASFRSPAAARALRDFWEDRFARAGVVVSRAAGRGEIGADVEARTVLVAACAPVFYEIVLMRAPVTDDLAERYARAGVAAAR, from the coding sequence ATGGAGAGTGTCGCGCAACCCGTTTCCTCCGGCGCGGCCCGGCCCGGCGGGCGGACCGCTCGCACCCGGGAGCGGGTCCTCGCCGCCATCATGGCGATCCTGGTGGAGCAGGGGTTCGACGGGGTGACCGTGGAGGCCGTCGCCGGGCGGTCCGGAGTGCATCGGACCACTGTCTACCGGCGCTGGCGGGACACCGGCGGGCTGCTCGCCGACGCGTTCGACGCGGCGCGGGAGCTGCCCTGGGAGCCACCGGACACCGGGACGCTGCTCGGTGATCTGATCGAGGTGAACCGGCAGGTGGTGGCGGCGCTGACGGAGCGACCGCCGATCGCGGCGGCGCTGATCGCGGCGTCGTTCCGGTCGCCGGCCGCCGCGCGGGCGCTGCGGGACTTCTGGGAGGACCGGTTCGCGCGGGCGGGAGTGGTCGTGTCCCGTGCCGCCGGACGGGGCGAGATCGGGGCGGATGTCGAGGCGCGGACGGTGCTGGTCGCCGCGTGCGCGCCGGTGTTCTACGAGATCGTGCTCATGCGGGCGCCGGTGACCGATGATCTCGCCGAGCGGTACGCACGGGCGGGAGTGGCCGCGGCCCGCTGA
- a CDS encoding cupin domain-containing protein encodes MTTTVTPSVNKIATGRIIGRMDFAIIPEASVPSSPAAADKFTGGVWQADVLPATQPGGMRGNRFTYAPGARSHWHIHTGEQALVVLSGRGLIQWEGLDEPKEISHGDWIHVQPGVPHWHGATDDSTFVHLAITATGETDWINPV; translated from the coding sequence ATGACCACGACCGTAACCCCGTCAGTCAACAAGATCGCAACGGGGAGGATCATCGGCCGCATGGACTTCGCGATCATCCCTGAGGCCTCCGTGCCCAGCTCGCCGGCCGCTGCCGACAAGTTCACCGGCGGCGTGTGGCAGGCCGACGTCCTGCCCGCCACCCAGCCCGGCGGCATGCGTGGCAACCGTTTCACCTACGCCCCGGGCGCCCGCTCCCACTGGCACATCCACACCGGCGAGCAGGCCCTGGTCGTCCTCTCCGGCCGCGGCCTCATCCAGTGGGAGGGCCTGGACGAGCCCAAGGAGATCAGCCACGGGGATTGGATCCACGTCCAGCCCGGCGTCCCGCACTGGCACGGCGCCACCGACGACAGCACCTTCGTCCACCTGGCGATCACCGCGACCGGCGAGACCGACTGGATCAATCCAGTTTGA